A stretch of DNA from Paenibacillus albus:
GTCCCATCTTCGTGCAAATCGCCGAACGAATCGAGGATGACATTATTGAAGGCGGATTGCCTGAAGAAACGCAGGTCCCCTCAACCAACCAATTTGCCGCTTTCTACGGCATCAATCCAGCCACGGCAGCCAAAGGCGTCAATATGCTTGTGGATGAAGAAATCCTGTACAAGAAACGAGGGATCGGCATGTTTGTAGCAGCTGGAGCTAAAGCGAAGCTGATGGAGAAGCGGAAGGAACAGTTCTACGAGCAATATGTCATTACGATGATTCGAGAAGCCGAGAAGCTCGGGATTACAACCGATCAATTAACCGAAATGATTCATAAGAGAGGATGATAGCAATGAACGCGAAAGTTGTAGAAGCAGTTCATTTAAGTAAGATTTACGGATCAGTGAAAGCGGTCGACGATGTCAGTCTCACCATTGAAGCGAACAAAATCTATGGTTTGCTTGGCCGTAATGGAGTGGGTAAGACCACAATCATGCATATGATTACCGCGCAGCTGTTCCAGACGAGCGGCGAGCTCCGTGTATTCGGCGAAACACCTTACGAGAATAACCAAGTGCTGCGTCAGGTTTGTTTCATTAAAGAAAGCCAGAAGTATCCGGACGCGTTCCGCGTCAACGATGTGCTCGCAACGGCTGCTTTATTTTTCCCCAATTGGGATGAGGCCTATGCGCTTGAGCTGCTTGCAGAGTTCCGCGTACCATTGAAGCGCCGCATGAAGAAGCTCTCGAGAGGGATGTTATCGTCAGTCGGAATCGTAATTGGCCTTGCAAGCCGCGCACCGCTAACTATCTTCGACGAGCCTTACCTTGGACTTGATGCGGTTGCAAGAAGCTTGTTCTACGACCGATTGATGGAAGATTACGCTGAGCATCCGCGGACGGTTATCCTATCTACGCATCTGATCGATGAGGTAAGCCGTCTGCTTGAGCATATTATCGTTATCGATGGCGGCAAGCTGCTGATTGATGAAGAAGCAGATCTGCTTCGCGGCAAAGCGTATACAGTGACTGGGGCAGCTGCGAAAGTCGATACTTTCTTGAGCGGGAAGAAAGTCATTCACGAGGAGCTGATTGGCGGCTTCAAGTCAGCTTCGATTTATGAGAGTCTCATTGCGAGCGAACAGCGGAAGGCGGAGTCGCTTGGGCTTGATTTTGCCCCTGTGACGATTCAACAGCTTATTGTCTTTTTAACGAATAACAGCCAATCACGCAAGGAGGTTGTCATCTAATGCATCCTGTACAAGGCGTTGTGAAAATGTATATGAGAGAGAAGATGGGGTGGATTCTTCTCCCGTGGATTATTCTTGGATCGAGCTTCTTTATTAATCTGCTTATAGCGGCACTTATCCCGATGGATGACAAAATAACGACTGGCGGGCTCGCATCAATTTTTGTTTATATGGGTGTAATTGGAATTTTGTCCATGTCCCAGACATTCCCATTCGCGCTTGGGCTCAGTGTTCGCAGGAAGGATTTCTTTGCAGGCACGATGTTGATGGCGCTCCTAATCTGCCTTTGCACGTCGATTGTACTGTATCTGCTGTCGTATATCGAAGGCTTTGGTTTAGTTGGATGGGGCGTGGAGCTGTATTTTTTTCATTTGCCTTACTTAAGCGCTGGCAATGCGGCTGAGCAAATCTTCGTGTCGTTCTCAATCATGACCTCGATCTTCGTCACCGGCTTCACCATTGGTTGTGTATTCCGTCGCTTCGGCAAGGCAGGCATGACCATATTCTCAATCGGCGGCATTGCGGCTGTAACTTTATTCTCATATCTTGCGAGTTATCTAGGTTGGTGGGTATCGATTGTCAATTACCTTGCGGATCAAACCGCTGTACAGCTTGCTTGCGTGCTGCTGCCAATCTCCGTGTGCTTAGGCTTCATTGCCTATCTCTTGCTGCGCAGAGCGACGGTATAGGTCGGTATAGGTCGGTATAGCAAGACAAGAGTCTGCTTACCTCAATCTGTAAGAATGAGAGATTTTTTAGAAGATTAGAAATTCCCCTTAAAACGCATGGGTGGCGTTTGAAGTGCTACAATCAGCGTCATACCAAACGTATTGAGAGGAAGGAAGCAACATGTTTAAACAGAAAAAGATGGCGGCGCTGGCATTCGCCATGCTTGTTACTGGAGTTCTTGCGGAGCAAGCGCCTGTATCCGCAGCAGCTGCCCCTGTGCTCAAACAAGGGAGTCAGAGCAACGACGTAGCAGACTTGCAATTCCGGCTGCAAACGCTCGGATATTATAAAGATACGATCACGACTAAATATGGCATGACAACGCGAAGTGCTGTCGTTAATTTTCAGAAAGCGAACGGACTTAAGGCAGATGGCATTGCCGGCCCACAGACGTGGGCGAAGCTGAAGAAGCTCTCTGTCAACAAGCCTGAGCTCTCGAAGCTTGCACGTATTATCTACTCAGAAGCGCGCGGTGAGGTGTACAAGGGGCAGGTAGCTGTTGGTGCGGTCGTGATGAACCGCCTAAAGTCGCCGCTCTTCCCGAAGACGCTGAGTGACGTTATATTCGAGCCTTACGCCTTCACAGCTGTAGCAGATGGCCAATACTGGCTGATCCCGAATAACTCCGCGTTCCTGGCAGCAAAAGATGCGGTGCGCGGATGGGATCCTACGAAGAATGCACTCTATTATTATAATCCTACAACCGCGAAATCGAAGTGGATCTTAACTCGTACGGTAACGACAAAGATCGGCAGCCACGTATTTGCGATTTAATTATGATCCTATAGAGGTTTTATCTTACATTTCATGAATCCGCCTTCGGGCGGATTTTTTTCGTTGCGGCCGCAACATTATGAGCGCCCAGTTCGTTTGAGGTGTAAGGAGAACGCGATACCGGGAATTAGGTACTTGGGCAGATGAGCAGAGGCACAACCTTTACATTTAACACCATTAAAAACATATTTTTCTAAATAACCCCCGAAAAGCAGCGTCAGATGACGAAACGTATCTATAGTGGAGCGTTTTCACTAATTTATGGTGTTGGGAGAGAGGCACATGAAGAAGTGGGCAGTTGTCATGCTCGTCTTATCGATGTTTGCATTCACAAGTAGCACCGCACTCGCACATGGCAATGATCACAAGGATGACTGGAATAAAGGTAAGCTGCAATCCTGCAATGAAGTGGTCGCAAGTCTGAATGCTACGCTTGCAAAGGTGAAGAATGATTGGACGCGAACTGTTCTCAAGCGGATGATCGCAAATTTCAAGGCAGAATGTTCGCAAGGCAGCAGCAATGGAAATGGCAGTCAGAACGACAACAACATCGTGAACGCGGATAAATCAGCTCTTGCTCTACAATTTCTAGGCAATGACAATGCTAACTCGGTCACGCTGCCGATTATTTTGCCTCAGACGGGCAAGAACGGCTCTAGCATTAGCTGGGTATCGAGCAATCCGAGCGTCATCTCGAATGACGGCCTGACGATTCGCCGTTCTACCAACGTCGATATCGCTGTTAATTTAACGGCTGTCATCAAGCGTAACAGCGCATCGGTCAGCAAGACATTCCGTGTTGTTGTCAAAGCAAACCTTCCGCAAATGACGGATGTGCAGCGCGTACAGATGGATTCTGCGGCACTGGCGATTAAGTTCGGTGGGTCGGACACCATTAACAGCGTTACGCAACCACTGAATGAACTGCCTGCCAAGGGCGTGAATGGCTCGACGATCAAATGGACGTCCATGCTCCCGTCCGTTATCTCAAATGATGGCAAAACCGTCGTCAGACCGAGTAACAGTTCGGGTAATGCAGTCGTTGTATTGACCGCAGATATTAAATCCGGCAATTATTCCGAAACGAAAATATTCGTACTTACGGTAAAAGCAGGCCTTCCAGACGCACAGCGTGTCGCTGCTGACAAGGCAGCGCTGCAAATCACATATGGCGGTTCAGATACGATCAATCGCGTAACAAGGCCCGTTGTGCTGCCTAGCACAGGCGTAAACGGTTCAAACATTACATGGACGACAAGCGCAGCTTCTGTATTGTCGGCAGATGGCAAGACGATTCATCGCCCAGCAGCAGGCTCTGCAGCGAGCTACGTCGTCATGACAGCGATTATCTCCAGCGGTTCATCCACAGATGTGAAAATCTTCGTATTGACGGTTAAACCACAATTTACGAGCGCTGAGAGAGTGGCTGCAGATAAAGCAGAGCTTGCAATTAGCTACAGGTATGGCGATAACGCCTCCAGCGTCACAGGTTCGATTACATTGCCGACAGGCGGCTACTATGGCAGCAAGATCATCTGGTACTCGAGCAACCCATCCTTGATCTCTGACAACGGAACGCTGCTCTATCGTCCAGCGAATAACCAGAGCGATGTTAGTGTCACGTTGACCGCTTTCATCAGCAATGGCGACTCCGGGGATATAAAGACGTTCACGGTGAAAGTAAAACATTACTAAGGCTTGGTTTATTGAATAGAAGTGGTTGAACTCTGCGAGACTCGGAGCTATTATAAACGAGAGCAGTATTCGCATTCTTCTATTCCAATACGAACCGGGAGACTAATAGGCGATGGAAAATTTTTGTATGACTTGCGGCGCTCCGCTTGCGGTGCGCGACGTAGACGGTACACCTCGTAAAGCATGTACAGCAGAAGGTTGTAATTTTGTTCATTGGGGCAATTATAGCGTCGGTGTCGGCGCACTGGTTGTTCGGCAAGAGAAGGTTCTTCTTGTTCGCAGAGCACAGGAGCCGGGCAAGGGCTACTGGACCAATCCAGGCGGTTATATCGAGCAGCATGAGCTTATTCACGAGACGATTCGCCGTGAGGTGAAAGAGGAAGCCGGTGTTGATGCAGAGGTTCGAAGCGTCGTTGCTGTACGAGATCATCCACGAGGCATTCATAACGTGTACATCGCGTTCGCAATGGATTACGTAGGCGGCGAGCCTGTTCCGGATGGTGTCGAGGTTGATGCGGCGGGCTTCTACAGCTTGCAGGAGATGGAAGACATGAATGTCGCTGGCTTTACAAAGTGGCTCGTTGATGTAGCGCTCCACCGTGGCGGCGAAGGATTGAGCGAGGACAAAGACCCGATCGTGAAATTCGACGGGTACGGATTGTTCCGCATCTAAGCTTGTGTAAGAACAAGAAGAGCTGGACTGAAATTGGTGCTCCATGCACTCATTTCATCCAGCTCTTCTTTAATTCTTCAAGCAAATTTATTAGCTTATAACTCTTCTTGCCGTGACGTAAGCACTCTTCCAATAGCTAGAGTTCAAGTCCGAGATCTCAACGCCTTTGTTCGCGCTGTGCAGAATCTTATTATCGCCGGCATAAATGGCAACATGGCTAATGCCGTAACCATTCGTTTTGAAGAAGACGAGATCGCCCATGCTGAGGTAGCCTTTTGCTACCTTCTGGCCTTTCAAAGCCTGATCAATGGACGTGCGCGGTAAGTTGATATCGAAGTTATCATATACATATTGTGTAAAAGAAGAGCAATCGAATGCATTCGTCATATAGGGAACTGCACCGAATAAATAAGGCGTGCCTATGTATTTCTCACCGTACGTTATTAATTCTTTGGCTTTCTCTGTCGCGGCATGCGCTTGCGTCGCCGTGCTCATTGTAATTGCTGCAAATAAGGTCGTGGCGCAAAGGCTCACACTTAGTACGCTCTTGAGTAAACGTTTTTTTTTCCATTTCATGTTTAATCCCTCCAGCTTCTACAAGGTGCCATTTGTCATTTACCCACTATAACACATGAAAAAACGCCCATATTTTCCCATTAGGAGTCGAAAGCGGGCATTTGCAAGGGCTGGATTGGTTTATGAGAATTACGTGAGAAATTTCTCATTATTTGCGTGAGAAAGATGAGAAGGCTATATGAGGCCGTAAATTTGGAAAGATCGGGCAGCTTGAGTTATGATAGAGTTATGGATACATTCGATTAAGAAAGGTGATTAGACCTATGCATAAGGATGAGAATCAAGTTGATAATGGGCAAGATAGTCGCTTCGAGAAGGCGACTTTCGCAGGTGGATGCTTCTGGTGTATGGTAAGTCCTTTCGATGAACAGCCGGGTATCGAGAGCGTCGTGTCTGGCTATTCAGGCGGACATACGGTAAATCCGACTTATGAGGAAGTGTGTTCGGAGACGACAGGTCATGCAGAAGTTGTGCAGATCACGTTCGACCCTGCTATTTTCCCATATGAGAAGCTGCTTGAAGTGTATTGGCATCAGATTGATCCAACCGATGCAGGGGGACAGTTCCACGACCGTGGCAGTTCCTATCGGAGCGCAATCTTCTATTATAGCGAGGAACAACGGATTGCTGCAGAGCGTTCAAAGGCAGAATTAGATGCTAGCGGCCGCTTCGATAAGCCGATCGCGACGGAGATTGTGCCGGCAGCGCCGTTCTATCCAGCCGAAGATTATCATCAAGATTATCATCATAAGAATCCGCTTCGTTATCGGATGTATCGCCAGGGCTCAGGACGCGATGCTTTTATCCAGCAGCACTGGAATACGAAGGCAGATCGTGAATCAAGGCGCAGTCAGTTAACACCGATTCAATATGAAGTTACGCAAAATAGCGGCACTGAGCCGCCGTTTGACAATGAATATTGGGATTTCAATGGAGAAGGGATTTACGTGGATATCGTATCTGGTGAGCCGCTCTTCAGCTCTGCAGATAAATTCGATTCCCATTGCGGTTGGCCAAGCTTCACGAAACCGATTGTCAACTCGAATGTGAAAGAGAAACAGGATCTATCACATCGCATGATTCGTACGGAAGTTCGCAGCGTTACTGCGGATTCCCATCTTGGCCATGTATTTAACGACGGCCCAGGACCAACAAAGCTGCGGTATTGCATTAACTCCGCTGCTCTGAGGTTTATTCCGAAGGAAGAGATGGAGAAAGAGGGATACGGGTATTTTTTGAAAGAATTATAGGATAGTTAATATGGCTAAATATATAGTGAAATAGGAAAGGGACCGTGGAGTGATGACTCCGCGATCCCTTTTTTGCTTGTTAACTTGGTCCTATTCTTTGTCAATTGTAGTGATTGTGTCTTCCTTGTACTCAAACTTTACTTTGGTTCCTTGTTCCCATTTGGATACCTTGTCCGTAAGCTCAGCGCTGATCTGATAAGAAAGCGGTCCAACGCCGGTTTCGATCTCAATGGTCTTATCGGCATTGATACCGTTGAATACACCAGACATTACGACAGGTGCATCTGCCTGTGAAGCAGCGTTGTCTGTCGATGAACTGTTATTCGTAGCTGCTGAATCCGACGCGGAATTATCAGCTGCAGCGTTGTTACCAGCAGCAGCATTCGAATTCGAAGCATTTGCCGAAGCGTTGTTGTTGCTTTTACCGCATGCCGTCCCAACAATCGCCAGGGAGAGAACGACTGTAATGATGGCTAAGTTTTTTACTAGTTTGTTTTTCATGATTTTCACCTCCAGACGGTTAAACGTACGGGAGACTGGGAAAGTTTCGCTGATTATTGTTAAGAATATGTAAATGGGTCTGATCGGCGCAACTTGATTTGATATGTAACTAGCGAGGATACTTCAGGATGGTATTGGTTAACATAATAATAGTTATGTAGACAATTGAAATATACTATTTCACAAAACCCGTATTTTATACATATGTCAAAATAAGGCGTGAGAGCTCAAATGACATGTTCATGAAACGTCCTCCAAATAAATACCGCATGCATATTTTGTAAAATTACAAATAAAAAAGGCCTAATGTATGCGAATGCATACATAGGCCTAAATCCCAGTTTGAATCAGCGTCACCACTGATTATCAGTGTCACCACTGATTGACTACGAAACACCATAAATGGTGAAAACTGCCCCCGTCCTATGAGGTTAATTATGCGGTAATAAAT
This window harbors:
- a CDS encoding GntR family transcriptional regulator, translated to MANQIDDSRPIFVQIAERIEDDIIEGGLPEETQVPSTNQFAAFYGINPATAAKGVNMLVDEEILYKKRGIGMFVAAGAKAKLMEKRKEQFYEQYVITMIREAEKLGITTDQLTEMIHKRG
- a CDS encoding ABC transporter ATP-binding protein; translation: MNAKVVEAVHLSKIYGSVKAVDDVSLTIEANKIYGLLGRNGVGKTTIMHMITAQLFQTSGELRVFGETPYENNQVLRQVCFIKESQKYPDAFRVNDVLATAALFFPNWDEAYALELLAEFRVPLKRRMKKLSRGMLSSVGIVIGLASRAPLTIFDEPYLGLDAVARSLFYDRLMEDYAEHPRTVILSTHLIDEVSRLLEHIIVIDGGKLLIDEEADLLRGKAYTVTGAAAKVDTFLSGKKVIHEELIGGFKSASIYESLIASEQRKAESLGLDFAPVTIQQLIVFLTNNSQSRKEVVI
- a CDS encoding cell wall hydrolase, with protein sequence MFKQKKMAALAFAMLVTGVLAEQAPVSAAAAPVLKQGSQSNDVADLQFRLQTLGYYKDTITTKYGMTTRSAVVNFQKANGLKADGIAGPQTWAKLKKLSVNKPELSKLARIIYSEARGEVYKGQVAVGAVVMNRLKSPLFPKTLSDVIFEPYAFTAVADGQYWLIPNNSAFLAAKDAVRGWDPTKNALYYYNPTTAKSKWILTRTVTTKIGSHVFAI
- a CDS encoding immunoglobulin-like domain-containing protein, yielding MKKWAVVMLVLSMFAFTSSTALAHGNDHKDDWNKGKLQSCNEVVASLNATLAKVKNDWTRTVLKRMIANFKAECSQGSSNGNGSQNDNNIVNADKSALALQFLGNDNANSVTLPIILPQTGKNGSSISWVSSNPSVISNDGLTIRRSTNVDIAVNLTAVIKRNSASVSKTFRVVVKANLPQMTDVQRVQMDSAALAIKFGGSDTINSVTQPLNELPAKGVNGSTIKWTSMLPSVISNDGKTVVRPSNSSGNAVVVLTADIKSGNYSETKIFVLTVKAGLPDAQRVAADKAALQITYGGSDTINRVTRPVVLPSTGVNGSNITWTTSAASVLSADGKTIHRPAAGSAASYVVMTAIISSGSSTDVKIFVLTVKPQFTSAERVAADKAELAISYRYGDNASSVTGSITLPTGGYYGSKIIWYSSNPSLISDNGTLLYRPANNQSDVSVTLTAFISNGDSGDIKTFTVKVKHY
- a CDS encoding NUDIX domain-containing protein — encoded protein: MENFCMTCGAPLAVRDVDGTPRKACTAEGCNFVHWGNYSVGVGALVVRQEKVLLVRRAQEPGKGYWTNPGGYIEQHELIHETIRREVKEEAGVDAEVRSVVAVRDHPRGIHNVYIAFAMDYVGGEPVPDGVEVDAAGFYSLQEMEDMNVAGFTKWLVDVALHRGGEGLSEDKDPIVKFDGYGLFRI
- a CDS encoding C40 family peptidase, translated to MKWKKKRLLKSVLSVSLCATTLFAAITMSTATQAHAATEKAKELITYGEKYIGTPYLFGAVPYMTNAFDCSSFTQYVYDNFDINLPRTSIDQALKGQKVAKGYLSMGDLVFFKTNGYGISHVAIYAGDNKILHSANKGVEISDLNSSYWKSAYVTARRVIS
- the msrA gene encoding peptide-methionine (S)-S-oxide reductase MsrA; its protein translation is MHKDENQVDNGQDSRFEKATFAGGCFWCMVSPFDEQPGIESVVSGYSGGHTVNPTYEEVCSETTGHAEVVQITFDPAIFPYEKLLEVYWHQIDPTDAGGQFHDRGSSYRSAIFYYSEEQRIAAERSKAELDASGRFDKPIATEIVPAAPFYPAEDYHQDYHHKNPLRYRMYRQGSGRDAFIQQHWNTKADRESRRSQLTPIQYEVTQNSGTEPPFDNEYWDFNGEGIYVDIVSGEPLFSSADKFDSHCGWPSFTKPIVNSNVKEKQDLSHRMIRTEVRSVTADSHLGHVFNDGPGPTKLRYCINSAALRFIPKEEMEKEGYGYFLKEL